One Oryza glaberrima chromosome 11, OglaRS2, whole genome shotgun sequence genomic region harbors:
- the LOC127754027 gene encoding disease resistance protein RGA4-like, producing the protein METALVSSLTKIVVGKLFALLEKKYEQWKCLEDDIGFIKRELRMMDGFLHDQLLLSREERGDLTAVQAASVDEMRDLAHDVEDCLDRFLPCPACEGDASFVGRLSAGSRFAAEIGRLKSRLKEAHERRANYGVAVVDGAAAAGGSSSASASPAADYVDRSPVGIDRAKQEVLDLLDDVDGQPSSQLRVVSVVGFGGSGKTTLARAAYDCPDVGRRFHGRAWVVASEHKDDARGLLSALLRQLRQQDGQTLGAQSEQQLLLHQLQTEIRQHLNANRYLIVVDDIEEQQWDCIKSAFPEKSSSRILVTTTVQPVANACSRCNGHVYNMRTLDVNHSRDLLEAVLHEHSSAQIEWDSAPIVEKCDGLPLALVSVANFLRRRKELTASYCEQVCRSLGHHMEKERAFMKLRQVLENNYSTLPGHALKTCLLYTSVFPNGHAIRRNSLIRRWLAEGYVQCQYSRCDLEVADEILQELMDRNIIRPIDASSSNARVKTCRTHGIMHEFMLHKSMSGNFITSLGNPNPCKFRHIFIKNAKSGSSFMGETDCRTGQQGAKQLRARSLTCFGKAGEYASDFSRHELLRVLDLEECNDLEDDHLKDIWKLLRLKYLSLGKTITKLPRIQELHCLETLDLRKTRIETLPVEVIALPHLSHLLGKIKLIQRNGFSINDRFLSQKCKLQTLAGLVVDDDYEFLQIMVRMNKLRKVKIWWKPTAEDSKISLISMAIQKFARAGMDTISARSLSLRFRNFSEVLLRSLENSYGYLSSLKLQGELSQFPRFVTSLCGLTELCLSSTNLSGHDLSNLCTLCHLLYLKLVETDLSSFVMKNGDLPSLRRLCLIVRNPILPTVEEGALLNLMSLQLLCKDLGDLSGIKIEYHEHLEEIALDSMVNRETIEIWENEARKHPNRPKVLFLKSVDPTDPESAVKYAATERPIPETGSSVMIKKRKFHQSYYNESVEANKSLRCCSGVN; encoded by the exons ATGGAGACCGCCCTGGTGAGCTCTCTGACGAAGATCGTGGTGGGGAAGCTGTTCGCGCTGCTGGAGAAGAAGTACGAGCAATGGAAGTGCCTCGAGGACGACATCGGATTCATCAAGAGGGAGCTCCGCATGATGGACGGCTTCCTCCACGACCAGCTGCTGCTCTCGCGGGAGGAGCGCGGGGATCTCACCGCCGTGCAGGCCGCGTCCGTCGACGAGATGCGCGACCTGGCGCACGACGTCGAGGACTGCCTCGACCGCTTCCTGCCCTGCCCGGCCTGCGAGGGCGACGCGTCGTTCGTCGGCCGCCTGTCCGCCGGCTCCCGGTTCGCCGCCGAGATCGGGAGGCTCAAGTCGCGCCTGAAGGAGGCGCACGAGCGGAGGGCCAACTatggcgtcgccgtcgtcgatggcgccgccgcggccggcgggtCGTCATCAGCCTCAGCATCCCCGGCGGCGGACTACGTCGACCGCAGCCCCGTCGGCATCGATAGGGCCAAGCAGGAGGTTCTCGACCTgctcgacgacgtcgacggccaGCCGTCGTCGCAGCTGCGCGTGGTGTCCGTCGTGGGATTCGGCGGCTCCGGGAAGACGACGCTCGCGAGGGCGGCGTACGACTGCCCTGACGTCGGCCGGCGGTTCCACGGCCGTGCCTGGGTGGTGGCGTCGGAGCACAAGGACGACGCCAGGGGCCTCCTGTCGGCGCTGCTCAGGCAGCTTCGTCAGCAAGATGGCCAAACCTTGGGGGCACAATCCGAACAACAGCTGTTGCTGCACCAACTCCAAACTGAAATTAGGCAGCACCTGAACGCTAATAG gtatCTCATTGTAGTGGATGACATTGAGGAGCAACAGTGGGACTGTATAAAGTCAGCCTTCCCTGAAAAATCAAGCAGCAGAATACTGGTGACTACTACTGTCCAGCCAGTAGCAAATGCCTGCAGCCGTTGTAATGGTCATGTGTACAACATGAGAACTCTTGATGTGAATCACTCCAGGGATTTGCTGGAAGCTGTCTTGCATGAACATTCTTCTGCACAGATTGAGTGGGACTCGGCGCCAATCGTCGAGAAATGCGACGGCCTACCCCTTGCTCTTGTCAGTGTGGCTAACTTCTTGCGAAGACGAAAAGAGCTCACTGCAAGTTACTGCGAACAAGTGTGCCGCAGCCTCGGTCATCACATGGAGAAGGAGCGTGCCTTCATGAAGCTGCGACAGGTTCTTGAGAACAACTATAGCACTCTGCCTGGCCATGCCCTCAAGACCTGCTTACTGTACACAAGCGTGTTCCCCAATGGCCATGCCATCAGGAGGAACAGTCTGATCAGACGATGGCTAGCCGAAGGATATGTACAATGCCAATATTCTCGCTGTGACCTGGAGGTCGCAGATGAAATTTTGCAGGAACTAATGGACAGGAACATTATCCGGCCGATTGATGCTTCCAGTAGTAATGCAAGAGTGAAGACCTGCAGGACTCATGGTATCATGCACGAATTCATGCTGCACAAGTCCATGTCTGGCAATTTCATCACCTCCCTTGGTAATCCAAACCCATGTAAATTCCGTCATATCTTCATCAAGAACGCTAAAAGTGGCAGCAGCTTCATGGGGGAGACGGATTGTCGGACAGGTCAGCAAGGTGCCAAGCAACTGCGTGCTAGGTCTCTGACATGCTTCGGGAAAGCAGGGGAATATGCTTCTGATTTTTCCAGGCATGAACTGCTGAGAGTCTTGGATCTAGAAGAATGCAATGATTTAGAGGACGATCATCTGAAGGACATATGGAAGCTGTTGCGTCTAAAATACCTGAGTCTAGgtaaaactatcacaaaacttcCTAGAATACAAGAGCTTCATTGTTTGGAAACACTTGACCTGAGGAAGACAAGGATAGAAACACTGCCCGTGGAAGTCATCGCACTGCCTCATCTATCTCACCTGCTTGGAAAGATTAAGCTTATCCAAAGGAATGGATTTAGCATCAACGACAGATTCTTATCACAAAAGTGTAAATTGCAGACTCTGGCAGGATTGGTGGTAGATGACGACTATGAATTCCTGCAAATAATGGTTCGAATGAATAAACTGAGAAAGGTCAAGATATGGTGGAAGCCCACTGCTGAGGATAGCAAGATCAGCTTGATTTCAATGGCCATTCAGAAATTTGCTCGTGCTGGCATGGACACTATCAGTGCTCGTTCTCTGTCACTTCGTTTCAGAAATTTTTCTGAAGTTCTCCTTCGTTCCCTAGAAAACTCATATGGTTATCTGAGCTCACTGAAACTTCAGGGCGAACTAAGCCAGTTTCCCCGGTTTGTTACATCGCTGTGTGGTCTCACCGAACTGTGCCTTTCATCAACTAATCTGTCAGGGCATGATCTATCAAACCTCTGCACATTGTGTCACTTGCTTTATCTCAAACTGGTTGAAACAGACCTTAGTAGCTTCGTCATGAAAAATGGGGATCTCCCAAGTCTGCGACGCTTATGCCTTATTGTGCGAAATCCCATCCTCCCTACAGTCGAAGAAGGAGCTTTGCTAAATCTCATGTCACTTCAGCTGCTCTGCAAGGACCTAGGTGATCTTTCTGGTATCAAGATTGAGTACCATGAACACCTTGAGGAAATTGCTCTTGATTCTATGGTCAATAGAGAAACAATAGAAATCTGGGAAAATGAAGCTAGGAAGCATCCGAATAGACCCAAGGTTCTGTTCCTCAAGAGTGTTGATCCAACCGACCCTGAGTCTGCAGTGAAATATGCTGCAACTGAGAGACCAATACCTGAAACGGGATCCTCTGTCATGATAAAAAAACGGAAATTCCATCAGTCATACTATAACGAGTCTGTTGAAGCAAACAAAAGTTTAAGATGCTGCTCTGGAGTTAACTGA